The proteins below are encoded in one region of Apium graveolens cultivar Ventura chromosome 4, ASM990537v1, whole genome shotgun sequence:
- the LOC141718462 gene encoding uncharacterized protein LOC141718462, producing the protein MGSLDKFFGEKTTNSGDIGVHIENTYIKKESENEATYTEFEQETKTEEPETQNLKDGLVENNVEETEKEISDVSINYDLGTWKKIDQWLRDSLTNFAEDGIDDWHNLAAKLKSHESSNGHLVNMSAWIELEVRMEKNETIDKIEQDRIKKEIERWKKVLVRIIAVVQTLACNNLTFRGDEEKIGKRKNGLFCKFIEMLGQFDPIMEVHVRLVKEGTLHTHYLSHKIQNDLIMALENEIKDSIIKKILEARYFSVILDCTPDKSRVEQMSLVIRYVDITVSPIKVEEFFIQFVIVDDTSGFGLFGKLKEVLGDLGLDIDDVRGQAYDNGANMKGKHKGVQKRLLDVNTRAFYTPCGCHSLNLVLCDMANCCSKGSNFFRVIQRLYTLFSSSTQRWEILKKFVNGLTLKPLCATRWESHIESVRAVRFQTSKLRDVLVHLSNVTQDSIIRCEARSLVENEIESFEFLFSMCIWFNLLNIINAVSKFLQLEDIDIDIALSRLEELINFFNEFRETGYDSCKEAKELDLELDVEPVFPEKRKIRRLVHFDDLGVTAADDDQNLSVEQKFRRVV; encoded by the exons ATGGGCTCTCTTGACAAGTTTTTTGGGGAAAAAACAACTAATAGTGGTGATATTGGGGTTCATATTGAGAATACATATATTAAAAAAGAATCTGAGAATGAAGCTACATATACTGAATTTGAGCAGGAGACTAAAACTGAGGAGCCAGAAACTCAAAATTTAAAAGATGGGCTTGTCGAGAATAATGTAGAAGAGACTGAGAAAGAAATCTCAGATGTTAGTATCAATTATGATCTTGGTACGTGGAAGAAAATTGATCAGTGGCTACGAGATTCATTG ACAAATTTTGCAGAAGATGGAATTGATGATTGGCACAATCTTGCTGCTAAGTTAAAATCTCATGAAAGCAGTAATGGTCATCTAGTAAATATGAGCGCTTGGATTGAGTTAGAAGTGCGGATGGAGAAAAATGAAACAATTGATAAGATTGAACAAGATCGGATTAAAAAAGAGATAGAGCGCTGGAAAAAGGTCCTGGTTAGGATTATTGCTGTGGTCCAAACTCTTGCTTGCAATAATTTAACATTTCGAGGAGATGAAGAGAAAATTGGTAAACGCAAGAATGGATTGTTCTGTAAATTCATTGAGATGCTTGGACAATTTGATCCAATAATGGAAGTGCACGTCCGACTAGTCAAGGAAGGTACTTTACATACACATTACTTGAGCCATAAAAttcaaaatgatttaataatGGCACTGGAAAATGAGATCAAGGATTCaatcataaaaaaaattctaGAAGCAAGATACTTTTCTGTCATTTTGGATTGTACGCCAGATAAAAGTCGTGTGGAGCAAATGTCTTTAGTAATTCGGTACGTTGATATTACTGTATCTCCAATAAAAGTTGAAGAATTTTTTATACAGTTTGTGATAGTTGATGATACATCAGGTTTTGGGCTCTTTGGCAAGCTTAAAGAGGTTCTTGGTGATCTTGGACTTGATATTGATGATGTTAGAGGACAAGCATATGATAACGGGGCAAATATGAAAGGGAAACATAAAGGGGTTCAGAAAAGACTACTTGATGTGAATACTCGAGCCTTTTACACTCCATGTGGTTGTCACAGTCTAAATCTTGTGCTTTGTGATATGGCAAACTGTTGTAGCAAGGGGTCTAATTTTTTTAGGGTTATACAAAGATTATACACTTTGTTTTCATCTTCAACACAGCGATGGGAAATTCTCAAGAAATTTGTTAACGGCCTAACATTAAAGCCACTGTGTGCAACAAGATGGGAAAGTCACATCGAAAGCGTGAGAGCGGTAAGATTTCAGACTTCTAAACTAAGAGATGTATTGGTTCATCTTAGTAATGTAACTCAAGACTCTATAATAAGGTGTGAAGCTAGAAGTTTAGTTGAAAATGAAATTGAGAGTTTTGAGTTTCTATTTTCTATGTGCATCTGGTTTAACTTGTTAAATATCATTAATGCAGTTAGTAAGTTCTTACAACTTGAAgatattgatattgatattgCATTGTCAAGATTGGAAGAACTTATAAATTTCTTTAATGAGTTTAGAGAAACTGGTTATGACTCTTGTAAGGAGGCAAAAGAGTTAGATTTGGAGTTGGATGTGGAGCCTGTGTTTCCTGAAAAGCGAAAAATTCGTAGGCTTGTTCATTTTGATGATCTTGGGGTTACTGCAGCTGATGATGATCAGAACTTGAGTGTTGAACAAAAATTCAGAAG AGTTGTTTAA